A single window of Poecilia reticulata strain Guanapo linkage group LG10, Guppy_female_1.0+MT, whole genome shotgun sequence DNA harbors:
- the mmgt1 gene encoding ER membrane protein complex subunit 5 yields MTQWLFTTLCDACLTFYGSAHSSPAPSFEMASSFWKGVVGVGLFALAHAAFSAAQHRSYMRLTEKEHETLPIDIVLQTLLSFVMTCYGIVHIAGEFKDMDASSELKNKTFDTLRNHPSFYLFNHRGRVLFRTPKEEPSSNQQALPNPIRLRKLEH; encoded by the exons ATGACGCAGTGGTTATTTACGACACTTTGTGACGCTTGTCTGACGTTTTACGGCAGTGCCCATAGTTCCCCTGCGCCCAGCTTCGAGATGGCTTCGTCGTTCTGGAAAGGTGTTGTCGGTGTGGGGCTTTTTGCCTTAGCCCACGCGGCTTTCTCGGCGGCACAGC ATCGATCATACATGAGGCTCACAGAGAAGGAGCATGAGACGCTACCAATTGAC ATTGTCCTGCAGACCTTGTTGTCATTTGTGATGACCTGTTACGGGATTGTCCACATTGCTGGAGAGTTCAAGGACATGGACGCTTCCTCAGAGCTGAAAAACAA AACTTTTGACACGCTGAGGAATCACCCGTCGTTTTACCTCTTCAACCATCGAGGCCGGGTCCTGTTCCGCACGCCGAAAGAGGAGCCGTCCTCCAACCAGCAGGCTCTGCCCAACCCCATCAGGCTACGCAAGCTGGAGCATTAG
- the pabir2 gene encoding protein FAM122B isoform X2, which translates to MNNSGVMPQEKMELDLEIPAALVQSDGHLRRSNSAPMINGLSDNAQVFQREVLRCRRNSTTVVNRPNMVPSSPIRVPSTRLHQIKQEEGVDLMNRETAHERGVQVAMQMSHSWEESLSLSDNDMEKSSSPKRIDFVPVSPAPSPTRGIGKKQCFSPSLQILVSSNGLTPSPIPSPTRRFSRRSQSPINCIRASILGPMKRKGEMEMESQPKRLFQGTTTMLSSDASNLSDLSSCHSPDLLDGSLSSIGSSTDSPGKMEGVSPSSSSNSPFTSLQDLSPK; encoded by the exons ATGAACAACTCCGGAGTCATGCCACAAGAAAAGATGGAGCTGGACCTGGAAATCCCAGCTGCCTTAGTCCAAAGCGATGGACACCTGAGGAGATCAAACAGTGCACCCATGATTAACGGATTGAG CGATAACGCTCAAGTCTTCCAGAGAGAGGTCCTACGTTGTCGCAGGAACAGCACTACAGTTGTCAACAGACCCAACATG GTCCCTTCATCCCCCATCCGCGTGCCCAGCACCAGGCTTCACCAGATAAAACAA GAAGAGGGAGTCGACTTGATGAACAGAGAAACTGCTCACGAGCG GGGAGTTCAAGTCGCCATGCAGATGAGCCACTCTTGGGAGGAAAGCCTTAGTctg AGCGACAACGACATGGAGAAGTCTTCGTCTCCGAAGCGGATCGACTTTGTGCCCGTGTCGCCTGCTCCGTCCCCGACCAGAGGAATAGGAAAAAAG CAGTGTTTCTCTCCTTCACTACAAATACTAGTCAGCAGCAACGGTCTGACGCCGAGCCCGATACCCAGCCCAACGCGCCGGTTCAG CCGACGGAGTCAAAGTCCGATCAACTGCATCAGAGCCAGCATCCTCGGCCCGATGAAGCGCAAAG GGGAGATGGAGATGGAAAGCCAGCCTAAGAGACTCTTCCAGGGAACCACCACCATGCTGTCGTCTGACGCGTCCAACCTGTCAGACCTCAGCTCCTG CCACTCTCCAGATTTATTGGACGGGAGTCTCAGCAGCATCGGCTCCTCCACGGACTCCCCGGGCAAGATGGAGGGCGTGTCCCCTTCGTCGTCCAGCAACTCGCCCTTCACCTCCCTGCAGGATTTGTCTCCGAAGTGA
- the pabir2 gene encoding protein FAM122B isoform X1: protein MNNSGVMPQEKMELDLEIPAALVQSDGHLRRSNSAPMINGLSDNAQVFQREVLRCRRNSTTVVNRPNMVPSSPIRVPSTRLHQIKQEEGVDLMNRETAHERGVQVAMQMSHSWEESLSLSDNDMEKSSSPKRIDFVPVSPAPSPTRGIGKKQCFSPSLQILVSSNGLTPSPIPSPTRRFSRRSQSPINCIRASILGPMKRKAKDLCEHTGEMEMESQPKRLFQGTTTMLSSDASNLSDLSSCHSPDLLDGSLSSIGSSTDSPGKMEGVSPSSSSNSPFTSLQDLSPK from the exons ATGAACAACTCCGGAGTCATGCCACAAGAAAAGATGGAGCTGGACCTGGAAATCCCAGCTGCCTTAGTCCAAAGCGATGGACACCTGAGGAGATCAAACAGTGCACCCATGATTAACGGATTGAG CGATAACGCTCAAGTCTTCCAGAGAGAGGTCCTACGTTGTCGCAGGAACAGCACTACAGTTGTCAACAGACCCAACATG GTCCCTTCATCCCCCATCCGCGTGCCCAGCACCAGGCTTCACCAGATAAAACAA GAAGAGGGAGTCGACTTGATGAACAGAGAAACTGCTCACGAGCG GGGAGTTCAAGTCGCCATGCAGATGAGCCACTCTTGGGAGGAAAGCCTTAGTctg AGCGACAACGACATGGAGAAGTCTTCGTCTCCGAAGCGGATCGACTTTGTGCCCGTGTCGCCTGCTCCGTCCCCGACCAGAGGAATAGGAAAAAAG CAGTGTTTCTCTCCTTCACTACAAATACTAGTCAGCAGCAACGGTCTGACGCCGAGCCCGATACCCAGCCCAACGCGCCGGTTCAG CCGACGGAGTCAAAGTCCGATCAACTGCATCAGAGCCAGCATCCTCGGCCCGATGAAGCGCAAAG CTAAAGATCTTTGTGAACATACAGGGGAGATGGAGATGGAAAGCCAGCCTAAGAGACTCTTCCAGGGAACCACCACCATGCTGTCGTCTGACGCGTCCAACCTGTCAGACCTCAGCTCCTG CCACTCTCCAGATTTATTGGACGGGAGTCTCAGCAGCATCGGCTCCTCCACGGACTCCCCGGGCAAGATGGAGGGCGTGTCCCCTTCGTCGTCCAGCAACTCGCCCTTCACCTCCCTGCAGGATTTGTCTCCGAAGTGA
- the ints6l gene encoding integrator complex subunit 6, producing the protein MPILVFLLDTSASMNQRTYLGTTYLDVAKGAVEIFMKLRARDPASRGDRYMLVTFDEPPYGVKAGWKENHATFMCELKNLQASGLTTLGHALRAAFDLLNLNRLASGIDNYGQGRNPFFLEPSVIITITDGNKLTNSSGVPDELHLPLNSPLAGSELTKEPFRWDQRLFALVLRLPGAAAPDNEQLGSVPTDESAITQMCEVTGGRSYCVRTQRMLNQCLESLVQKVQSGVVINFEKTGPDPPLGGEDNSVESGRPVSTFNPQPWHSCHKLIYVRPNPKTGVPVGHWPIPESFWPDQNSPTLPPRSAHPVVRFSCVDCEPMVIDKLPFDKYELEPSPLTQYVLERKSPHMCWQVFVSSSGKQNDLGKPFGYLKASTTLTCVNLFVMPYNYPVLLPLLDDLFKVHKFKPNLKWRQAFEMYLKTMPPYYLLPLKKAMRMMGAPNLIADTMDCGLSYSVISYLKKLSQQAKIESDRLIVSVGKKAPQETGIKVKNHSSALSLAHRRDFKQLLQGITGEGPLRLVDINFKEFAGFQIALLNKDVKPQAYRNAYDIPRRNLLDQLTRMRTNLLRTSLKLIRGQDEDFLHSIPVAQMGNYQEYLKMMPSPLRELDPDQPKRLHTFGNPFKQDKKGMMIDEADEFVAGPQNKKRGHSGDPNSSGTMKRRRSMSPLLRRPQTPPGSTNHVAVGKSPGQQNLLKPTSQHKDENNMVLTESNGDGVLDLDSGEIWPGEADAEALSPSPLTLEDKTGLAAPFQAEEASAVEDEDHLEEQTMEERHNCDRLSPQSELDGSEDDFAALDTIYITPLDGCQAELRSRVIKEVRKPGRNYRSILSLLQQVKGPVNVRKYFIQHAIKEALRFKKRVLIQQLEIALAEAEDDAAPCSPLPNDHGR; encoded by the exons atgcctattttagtttttctgttagACACGTCCGCCTCTATGAATCAGCGCACTTATTTGGGTACGACGTATCTGGACGTTGCTAAAGGCGCGGTTGAGATCTTTATGAAG cTGCGTGCCCGAGACCCGGCTAGTAGAGGCGACAGGTACATGCTAGTTACATTCGATGAGCCACCATACGGAGTGAAG GCAGGCTGGAAGGAGAACCACGCTACCTTCATGTGTGAGCTGAAGAACCTGCAGGCGTCTGGGCTCACCACGCTTGGGCACGCACTCCGCGCAGCGTTTGACCTGCTCAACCTCAACCGCCTCGCCTCTGGCATTGACAACTACGGACAG GGCCGCAACCCATTTTTCCTAGAGCCATCTGTCATCATTACCATCACTGATGGGAATAAGCTTACAAACAGCTCCGGGGTGCCAGATGAG CTGCACCTGCCCCTGAACTCCCCTCTGGCTGGCAGCGAGCTCACCAAAGAGCCTTTTCGCTGGGACCAGCGGCTGTTCGCTCTGGTGCTGAGGCTGCCGGGAGCAGCCGCGCCGGACAACGAGCAGCTCGGCAGCGTTCCCACAGATGAGTCGGCGATCACGCAGATGTGTGAAGTCACGGGAG GTCGGTCGTACTGCGTGCGAACACAACGGATGCTAAACCAGTGTCTGGAGTCTCTGGTGCAAAAGGTCCAAAGCGGCGTCGTCATCAACTTTGAGAAGACCGGGCCGGATCCGCCTCTCGGAGGAGAAG ACAACTCTGTGGAGTCCGGTCGTCCCGTTTCAACCTTCAACCCACAGCCCTGGCACAGCTGCCACAAACTAATCTACGTTAGACCAAACCCAAAGACGGGAGTCCCGGTCGGCCACTGGCCCATACCAGAGTCTTTCTGGCCAGACCAGAACTCTCCAACCCTG CCGCCTCGCTCCGCTCACCCCGTGGTGCGTTTCTCCTGTGTGGACTGTGAGCCCATGGTGATTGACAAACTTCCCTTTGACAAATACGAGCTGGAGCCGTCCCCACTCACCCAGTACGTCCTGGAAAGGAAATCCCCGCACATGTGCTGGCAG GTTTTTGTCAGCAGCAGCGGGAAGCAAAACGACCTGGGAAAACCGTTTGGCTACCTCAAGGCCAGCACCACCCTGACCTGTGTTAACCTGTTTGTCATGCCTTACAACTATCCAGTCCTTCTTCCGCTCCTCG ACGATTTATTTAAAGTTCACAAATTCAAACCAAACCTGAAGTGGCGACAGGCCTTCGAGATGTACCTGAAGACGATGCCTCCGTACTACCTGCTG CCCTTAAAAAAGGCAATGAGGATGATGGGAGCACCAAACCTCATCGCCGACACAATGGACTGCGGCTTGAGCTATAGCGTCATCTCATACCTGAAGAAGCTCAGCCAGCAG gcAAAAATTGAATCGGACCGCCTAATTGTGTCCGTGGGGAAAAAAGCGCCTCAAGAAACGGGCATAAAGGTGAAAAACCACTCCAGCGCTCTCTCTCTGGCCCACCGGCGGGACTtcaagcagctgctgcagggaaTCACCGGAGAGGGTCCCCTCCGCCTGGTCGACATCAACTTCAAAGAGTTCGCCGGCTTCCAGATCGCTCTTCTCAACAAG GATGTGAAACCGCAAGCCTACCGGAACGCCTACGACATCCCGAGGCGAAACCTCTTGGATCAGCTCACCAGAATGCGCACCAACCTGCTGCGGACCTCGTTGAAGCTGATCCGAGGCCAAGACGAAG ACTTCCTGCACAGCATTCCAGTGGCTCAGATGGGAAACTACCAGGAGTACCTGAAGATGATGCCGTCTCCGTTGAGAGAGCTCGATCCGGATCAACCCAAACGGCTGCACACGTTTGGGAATCCTTTCAAGCAGGATAAAAAG GGCATGATGATCGACGAGGCGGACGAGTTCGTGGCCGGACCTCAGAACAAGAAGCGGGGCCACTCCGGCGACCCCAACTCCAGCGGCACCATGAAGCGAAGACGGAGCATGTCCCCGTTGCTGCGGCGACCGCAGACCCCGCCGGGCAGCACCAACCATGTGGCGGTGGGGAAGAGTCCAGGCCAGCAGAATCTCCTCAAACCCACGTCACAGCACAAAG ATGAGAACAACATGGTGCTCACCGAGAGCAACGGCGACGGCGTCCTCGACCTGGACTCCGGCGAGATCTGGCCTGGCGAGGCAGACGCGGAGGCGCTCAGTCCGTCCCCATTGACGCTGGAGGATAAGACGGGACTGGCGGCGCCGTTCCAGGCAGAGGAAGCGAGTGCAGTGGAGGACGAAGATCACCTGGAGGAGCAGACGATGGAGGAGAGGCATAACTGCGACCGCCTGAGTCCACAGAGTGAGCTGGACGGCAGCGAAGACGACTTCGCTGCCCTGGATACCATTTACATAACCCCGCTGGACGGTTGCCAGGCCGAGCTGAGGAGCAGAGTCATCAAGGAGGTCCGCAAACCTGGACGGA ATTATAGATCCATACTcagtctgctgcagcaggtgaaAGGACCGGTGAACGTTCGAAAGTACTTCATCCAACATGCAATCAAAGAAGCTTTGAG GTTCAAGAAGCGCGTGCTGATCCAGCAGCTGGAGATCGCCCTGGCCGAAGCGGAGGACGACGCGGCACCGTGCTCTCCGCTTCCCAACGATCACGGCAGGTAG
- the pfdn6 gene encoding prefoldin subunit 6: MAEAIQKKLKAEVEKYAQTQKDVSKSVSARQKLETQMAENNIVKEELDLLDSSNTVFKLIGPVLVKQDLDEAKATVAKRLEYINGEIQRYETLLKDYHKKSEQQREVLTSLQQDLQKAQGLTPGKV; the protein is encoded by the exons atggcCGAAGCCATTCAGAAGAAGTTAAAAGCGGAAGTGGAAAAATATGCACAGACGCAGAAAG ATGTCAGTAAGAGCGTTTCAGCCCGACAGAAGCTGGAGACACAGATGGCAGAGAACAACATTGTTAAAGAG GAGCTGGATCTGCTGGACAGCTCAAACACTGTCTTTAAGCTCATCGGCCCTGTGTTAGTGAAACAAGATTTGGATGAAGCTAAAGCCACGGTAGCAAAACGACTGGAGTACATTAATGGAGAAAT TCAGAGATACGAGACTCTCCTTAAGGACTATCACAAGAAATCTGAACAGCAGCGAGAGGTCCTGACCAGTTTACAGCAGGACCTGCAGAAAGCCCAAGGCCTCACTCCTGGAAAAGTATGA
- the mospd1 gene encoding motile sperm domain-containing protein 1 has product MQQHQLAEGNLPVFVFPTELVFYADEQSSHKQVLTLYNPYEFALKFKVLCTAPNKYTVVDSTGAVKPQCCVDIVIRHRDVRPCHYGVYDKFRLQVSEQSQRKALGRKEVTATLRPSASQEPSSARTQDEERRMKEQFADSEFFEQTAFQTESRPAAGGPSLLTVLLGLVCMIALMLPTLGEQESTVPVYLHLSVNKKLVAAYVLGLLTMVILRT; this is encoded by the exons ATGCAGCAGCACCAGCTAGCGGAAGGAAACCTTCCTGTGTTCGTGTTCCCGACCGAGCTCGTCTTCTACGCGGATGAGCAGTCGTCTCATAAGCAGGTGCTCACCCTCTACAATCCCTATGAGTTCGCGCTCAAATTCAAAG TGCTGTGCACAGCGCCAAACAAGTACACTGTGGTTGATTCCACAGGAGCCGTCAAGCCGCAGTGTTGCGTTGACAT AGTAATCCGACACAGAGACGTCCGGCCGTGCCACTATGGCGTGTACGACAAGTTCCGACTGCAGGTGTCGGAGCAAAGTCAGCGGAAAGCGCTGGGTCGCAAAGAGGTGACCGCCACGCTCCGTCCATCGGCCTCGCAGGAGCCGTCCAGCGCCAGGACCCAAGACGAGGAGCGCCGGATGAAGGAGCAGTTTGCGGACAGCGAGTTTTTTGAGCAGACTGCGTTTCAGACAG AGAGCCGTCCCGCTGCTGGAGGACCCAGTCTGCTCACTGTGCTGCTGGGACTCGTGTGCATGATCGCCCTGATGCTTCCAACGCTGGGGGAGCAAGAATCCACTGTGCCTGTCTACCTCCACTTAAGTGTTAACAAGAAACTGGTAGCTGCTTATGTTCTTG gTCTTCTGACTATGGTCATCCTACGTACATGA